The following coding sequences lie in one Rutidosis leptorrhynchoides isolate AG116_Rl617_1_P2 chromosome 4, CSIRO_AGI_Rlap_v1, whole genome shotgun sequence genomic window:
- the LOC139839692 gene encoding fatty acid amide hydrolase-like, whose protein sequence is MGKTKRVMLPVTEVDLTVIKYNASQIEAPHITGLALKLFVMLVELPLIGSLILSYLKKQNKINEMLRDTVIPEPPMFRPEFLPQEPESGVVFLKEDEKSEDRVEIATRCLPQYDSANNLGSDSTPFRYWKIRDYAYSYRSKITTPSMVAEHVICAIEESSNTKPATLMLISFDPEDVRKQASASTQRFEEGKPLSILDGIFVAIKDDIDCYPYPSNGGTTWLHEVHSVKKDAVSVSRLRRCGAILVGKANMHELGMGTTGVNPNYGSARNPHDLKRYTGGSSSGPAAIVASGICSAALGTDGGGSIRVPSSLCGVIGLKTTYGRTDIKGSLCDGATVTVIGPIASNVEDIILIYAAILGSSRDDKISLHPSTPCLPDLSLHENTSVVGGLRLGKYTEWFNDVFSPDISNKCEDALNLFSETYACKVVEIVIPELDEMQTAHVVSYGSEAAASLMPDLQDGKGKKLTLDSRVNFALFNTFTSSDYVAAQRLRRRIMYYHTELFKNVDVIVTPTTGMTAPLIPESALKSGESNLNVTANLMRFSLAANLLGFPAISVPVGYDKQGLPIGLQIIGGPWCEASILRMAAAFEGLRMETKQPASYFDILKKV, encoded by the exons ATGGGGAAGACAAAGAGAGTTATGCTGCCTGTTACTGAAGTTGACTTGACTGTTATTAAGTATAATGCTTCACAAATTGAag CGCCTCATATAACTGGGTTAGCCCTTAAGTTATTTGTTATGTTAGTTGAATTGCCTTTGATTGGTTCGTTGATCCTTAGTTACCTGAAGAAACAAAACAAAATCAATGAG ATGTTAAGAGATACTGTGATACCCGAACCACCAATGTTTAGACCTGAGTTCCTTCCTCAAG AGCCAGAATCTGGAGTGGTTTTCCTCAAAGAAGACGAAAAATCCGAGGACCGTGTTGAAATAGCCACCCGATGTCTTCCGCAATATGATTCTGCTAACAATCTTGGCTCTGACTCGACTCCTTTCAGATACTGGAAGATTCGTGATTATGCGTATTCGTACAGGTCAAAGATTACAACTCCATCGATG GTTGCAGAGCATGTGATATGTGCAATCGAAGAGTCTAGCAATACGAAACCTGCAACTCTTATGCTGATTTCGTTTGATCCCGAAGATGTTCGAAAACAGGCTTCAGCTTCCACACAACGGTTTGAGGAAG GAAAGCCTTTGTCAATATTAGATGGTATATTTGTGGCGATCAAGGATGACATAGATTGTTATCCCTATCCGTCTAATG GTGGTACAACATGGCTTCATGAGGTACACAGTGTTAAGAAAGATGCAGTTTCTGTTTCAAGATTAAGGAGATGTGGGGCCATATTGGTTGGAAAAGCCAATATGCATGAATTGGGTATGGGTACAACCGGAGTTAACCCAAACTACGG ATCTGCTCGCAATCCACATGATCTAAAACGGTATACAGGTGGATCTTCATCGGGCCCCGCAGCGATTGTAGCTTCCGGGATATGTTCGGCTGCGTTGGGAACAGACGGTGGAGGTTCAATTCGCGTTCCTTCTTCTCTTTGTGGTGTCATAGGGTTGAAAACAACATACGGTCGAACCGACATTAAGGG TTCTTTATGTGATGGAGCAACTGTAACAGTTATAGGTCCAATTGCATCCAATGTTGAAGATATTATACTTAT atatGCAGCAATCTTAGGATCTTCTCGTGATGATAAAATAAGTCTGCATCCG TCTACCCCTTGCTTACCTGATTTATCATTGCATGAAAACACCAGTGTTGTGGGAGGATTGCGGTTAGGAAAGTACACAGAG TGGTTTAATGATGTGTTTTCACCTGATATATCAAACAAATGTGAAGATGCTCTTAATTTGTTCTCAGAAACTTATGCTTGCAAA GTAGTAGAGATTGTAATTCCGGAGCTTGATGAGATGCAAACAGCCCATGTTGTATCTTATGGTTCTGAAGCGGCAGCCTCATTAATGCCTGACCTTCAGGATGG GAAGGGTAAAAAGCTTACACTTGACTCACGCGTTAATTTTGCACTTTTTAACACATTCACATCTTCAGATTATGTTGCCGCTCAACGTCTCAG GCGCAGGATTATGTACTACCACACTGAGCTTTTCAAGAACGTTGATGTCATAGTTACTCCAACTACTGG CATGACAGCTCCTTTAATTCCCGAAAGTGCACTTAAGTCGGGGGAGTCTAATTTAAATGTTACAG CTAATCTGATGCGTTTCAGCTTAGCAGCAAATCTTCTTGGATTCCCAGCAATTTCTGTACCT GTTGGCTATGACAAGCAAGGGCTTCCAATAGGATTGCAAATTATTGGCGGTCCATGGTGTGAAGCTTCAATATTGCGTATGGCTGCTGCGTTTGAG GGATTACGAATGGAGACGAAGCAACCTGCATCATATTTTGATATTCTGAAGAAAGTGTGA